GCCTTCGCAGCGCAGCGATCGAAATCACGTTGGAGTTGGAGACAGCGTGCATGGTTGCCCTTTCGAAGATCTGCGTGCCCCGAAGCCCTTGCGGGATCGGGGCGGTGCCATCTGCTGTTAGAGCAACCGACGTACCGCGGTACCAACGTGGAGTGGACGCCTGCGCCGATTGGAGATGACGGAAGGCCAGGCACCGCGATCCCGTGCGCGGGCGCGATGATCAGGGCGCGGATTGTGTTGTGGCTCTAGGAGTTCCAGTGACTGCGTTTGCCCTGGATCGCAGAGATGACGTGAGGAACCGAGTCGTGCGTCATCGGGACACGTATCTGGCCGACGCCGCATCGGCTGTGCGACTGCGCCCGCAGCTGTGCGCCTGCGCACGGCTGCGCACAGGTGCACAGCTGCCGTTCTGTCCTTGGGAATCTTGCTGACCAGGCGTGGTTGACTCGCGGCGCTAGTGAGCCTGCTGACGCTCGCGCGTCTCCGCTCGCTCACCTCCAGCGTGAGGCCCTCTTTGCGCTCCCGCACAAACAGGACGAGAAGAGAGAACGCGGTCTCATCCCTATCGCCTGGAAGATCGGGGCCAGCAATACCTTCCCGGGGCGACGGTGACAGCCATATAAAGATATGGCACATAGATGAGCAGCCCATGGTACAGTCCATGGTGATGACCCGGTTCGAATGGGATCCTTCGAAGGACACCGAGAATCAACAGAAGCACGGAGTAGCCTTCGCCGATGCTCAGTTCGCCTTTGCCGATCCCCAGCGTGTGATCGCCGAGGACCTGTCGCACGGCGAGCTGGAGCAGCGCTA
This portion of the Acidobacteriota bacterium genome encodes:
- a CDS encoding BrnT family toxin produces the protein MVMTRFEWDPSKDTENQQKHGVAFADAQFAFADPQRVIAEDLSHGELEQRYFCLGRVGEGILTVRFTHRVGVIRIIGAGYWRKGKKIYEQGNQVHG